In Archocentrus centrarchus isolate MPI-CPG fArcCen1 chromosome 21, fArcCen1, whole genome shotgun sequence, the following are encoded in one genomic region:
- the LOC115801302 gene encoding trace amine-associated receptor 13c-like, protein MMEIQKGAELCFPQLLNSSCRKRTLHWSKAVLLNIVLSFISLITAALNLLVIISVSHFRQIHTPTNIILLSLAVSDFFVGLLLMPLEIIRITACWVLGDRMCSLYVYLTSSLVCTSIGNIALISVDRYVAICDPLHYPTRITVPRVKHSVCLCWFYSTVYNIFYTKDILIEPDRYNSCYGECVFVVTEITGIVDLILFFIVPVSVIIVLYMRVFVVAVSQARAMRSHVTAVTLQRSLNQTNRSELKAARTLGVLVVVFLSSFCPFYCYSLVEENVVNDPSASTVIIFFYFNSCLNPLIYALFYPWFRNAVKLIITLKILKHDSSEAKIL, encoded by the exons atgATGGAGATACAGAAAGGAGCTGAGCTCTGTTTCCCACAACTCCTCAACAGTTCCTGCAGGAAGCGGACACTTCACTGGTCCAAAGCTGTGCTCCTGAACATTGTGCTGTCCTTCATCTCTCTGATCACTGCTGCTCTCAACCTGCTGGTCATCATCTCAGTCTCTCATTTCAGGCAGAT ACACACACCCACTAAcatcatcctcctctctctggctgtctcagACTTTTTCGTTGGCCTCCTGTTGATGCCGTTAGAAATCATTAGAATCACAGCCTGCTGGGTGCTTGGTGATCGCATGTGTTCTCTTTATGTTTATCTGACATCCAGTCTTGTCTGTACTTCAATAGGGAACATTGCCCTTATATCAGTTGACCGCTATGTGGCTATTTGTGACCCTCTGCATTACCCCACCAGAATTACTGTGCCTAGAGTCAAAcacagtgtttgtctgtgttggttttaTTCAACAGTGTACAACATTTTTTACACAAAGGACATTCTGATTGAACCAGACAGATATAATTCCTGCtatggagagtgtgtgtttgttgtcacTGAAATTACAGGGATTGTTGatcttattttattctttattgttccagtttctgtcatcatagttctgtatatgagagtgtttgtggtggctgtgtctcaggctcgtgccatgcgctctcatgttacagctgtcacacttcagcgttcactgaatcaaacaaacagatctgagctgaaagcagccaggacTCTTGGGGTTCTTGTAGTTGTGTTTCTGTCAAGTTTCTGTCCATTTTACTGCTACTCACTTGTTGAGGAAAATGTAGTCAATGATCCATCTGCATCTACTGTgatcattttcttttactttaacTCTTGTCTAAACCCTTTGATCTATGCCTTGTTTTACCCCTGGTTCAGGAATGCTGTTAAACTTATCATCACTCTGAAGATCTTGAAGCATGACAGCAGTGAGGCAAAAATACTATAA